The Thermodesulfobacteriota bacterium region TTGCTGCAGGATAGTTCACGAGGTTGGAATGCAGCTTTTACAACATTTCTATAAAAGCCTGAACCCTTGTTTTCAACTGCCCCAGCCCTGAAAGACTGTGGTCTACCTCCAGTGTTAAGACGGAAACTTCTTCCTCCAGTCTCTTCCTGAAAATAGCTGATTC contains the following coding sequences:
- a CDS encoding 2-hydroxyacyl-CoA dehydratase family protein, which translates into the protein MFRKRLEEEVSVLTLEVDHSLSGLGQLKTRVQAFIEML